Genomic DNA from Macadamia integrifolia cultivar HAES 741 chromosome 6, SCU_Mint_v3, whole genome shotgun sequence:
GTCTTGGCATTGTAACCCCGACTTGGAATTGGCGAGTACTATCCCTTTCTTCGGCTTCGACTCGTATTAGCTCCTCTCTCAGTTCTCCCCTCTGATAATTTGTATCATCACGTAGATCTTCTATAGGGAGCGCTTCACCtacctttccctttccctataAGGTGGTGGCATAGCACTTCCCGGACGCCTCTTGATCGCCTCGACACTCCCCAACCccattcttagttgggaacttcatcttgaggtttGGCGTGGAGACGACAACTTTTAATAAGTTTAAGCcgactctccctagtatggcattgtacgCTGAAGTGAtgtctactaccaggaagttgatcataacTGTTACCTGGCAGTCTCCGGTGCCTGCCCTTACCGGTAGCTCAACCGACCCTTCTACTTTGACTGGGGTGCCTGAGAACCCTTGCAACGGGTTTTCAACCTTCTTCAGCTTTCCTTTATCTATACCCAtcttctggaaggcttcaaggaataggatatcagtTGAGCTAcagttatccaccaagatcctttttactctgtAATCGGCTACAGTCATGGTAattaccagggcatcgtcatgTGGCGTCTGCACCCCTTCTAGGTCGTCATCcaagaaggagataaccgtccccgtcccCGTCCTTGCCCTCTTGTTTGACCATTTGGCCACATGCAAGCTTCTCgtataggcttttgctttcctgacCGAAATGGAACTATCTCCAGCGGTTAGGCCTCCACTGATAgtcgctataaccctagttgggatTTTATGATCATCACGGGGGCGATGGTTAGCTTCTTCAGGCGTTTGGTCCCTTTGCCATTCTTGATTGTCCCTGTGGgttggcccccttctttcacaGCGGCCTCTACCGTCTCTTTGGTGGTTATCCCTGCGATCATTGCCGTCTTAGGCATCTTCATTTTCACAGTCTACAAACCGACCTAggtatcctcttcggatcattccttcgaTCTCTCCTTTCAGGTActaacaatcttcggtgtcatgatcgtggtctctgtggaagtggcaatacttgtccatattgcgtctctcaggATGTGGTCCCATCTTCCCAGGCCACTTCATGACTCCAGTGTCTGGGATTTCTTTTATCTACATTAGCATGTCTGTCCGTTTTCGGTTTAGCGGTGCATATCTCTCAAACTTCTTCGGTAGACTGGGTGCCCAATCACGTTCATACTTTCGTCTCTTGCCCTCGGAAGGTTTGTCATCATCTCTTGAGGTACTTTTACTCTCCCTCTTCGTTTCAACTTCAGCTTCCTCATCagcttggagggtttcttccatctgaataTATTTATCACACCGAGCCCTCAACTCAGCCAGGTTCTTCGGTGTATGTTTCGCCAAAGACCTTGTTAGCTCTTTATCTTTTATGTCTCCCAACAAGGccatgaactcttctttcgggtccaacCTCTGATCGTGGTCTTCTCCTactggaagcgcttcatgtagcttcacagtgactctccttcatgttgtttgacgttggtcaggttcaatgtggtcttcagaaggggttggctactggagaatcccctcacgaagaagtaactcaaatcgctGAAGTTGTGAATCGATTTTGTCGGCAGGTGGTTGTACAAtaaccttgccgctcctctgaatgttAAAGGCAAAGCGCGACACATAATGTTTTTCAATACTCGGTGAAACTGCAtcgcaaccttgaagccttctagATGATCGATGGGGTCTCCAGACCCATCGTAGGTGTCATATTTGGGTAGACAAAAACTGATCAGGAgggggtccctcatgacctcattggctagagccgtgtcattagtgaggtccaaCTTGTGAGttcctgtctggttttctgTGACCTTCCGGATCTCGtcttcaggtctaagatcatctgcttcaaccccgagtcctcacGTCTATGTCCGTCTCCTTGGCATGGTCCCTCATGCCTGGCCCTGGTGGCATGCTGTGCcctttctttgggtgcgggGCTTTCCCTCATGGTATGGTTTCGAGGATTCAGGCCAGAACTTATCGATCCTGAACTACTCCGGCCCTCATCTTGGGCTTGCTCTGGCTAGACATGGGAGCCTCGTGATGCTCCGCCAGTCCTCTGAGAGACGgccttggagacctccttcattgcctatgccattcggtcatacttctcctgaagggcgtcgaactgctcccttgtcacagaTTCCTGCGCTCTAGGAGGGGGCGGAAGATTACTATCTCCGTGTACCGAATATCCGGCCGAGCGCTGGTCCCTCGTGGAACCTTCCAGATCATTGTTTCCCCATTCTTCACCGATTTCCGTCGAGggggggagccctcctgaagctTCTCCCTCATCCATGTTTATACTTAGCGCAACTCTGGTTTTCTTACTattgtaggttttccccaccattatagtcgttcccacagacggcgccaatctgttactGTCAAAAATCCATATGAGCCGAccttgcacaagcacagaaggcagaggcccggaggtatctccgggattagtccttcgatgcccaagttagtgaTCGGCAGAACAGTGTttttataggagtaatggtgggtgtcggcGTACCTCCTCTAGGTTCCTTTTcggttccctcttatagggtttctcGGCCTAGGGTTTCAGGAACCCCTCCCTGGGAATCTTCTCTTCACGTGGTTTGAAgccttgcggcctctatcggATGGGCGACACGTGTTCCTCCCTCGGATGCCACGTGTCCTCGCTTTATTGGGTGACAAATTCTGTCGTATCACACTCTTATTTTGGCTTGTTTGgttcttttgatttggaaccGACCATAAAAGATTAAAAAGTTTTTAGACAATTActgaaaataaaaccaaatcGGCCATAACGATTTGCACCCTCTAAATAACTTTTTTTCCCTAGTAAATCACCCTCTAGTTTTGGTTGTCTTTGGTTTCAGTTCACATTTGACACTACATGCATTCCTCCATTTCTTGTCTGCCATGCTCTTATTATAGGTGTAACTCCACCCTCTTATTGGAAACTGTTTCACAAGACATGACTCTTATTTTTCACTTCTTAATTTAAGAACTCTCTTTGTTATTCACATCGAAAGGTATAGCCGTGCAGGGTTCTATAATGAAGGTGAAATGAAGGATAAAAACACCATCAATCACAGGGCAGTTTTGAAAATGCATTTGGATTAAGGGGTAATATTCATTGGAAAAACCCAACTAGATTTGTTGAAGTGGgacaagaaattaatatttgGACAATGAAGAGTCTTCTCTTTCCAatgtcattataaaaaaaaaaaaaaaaaaaaaaaaagttttcatcCGCAGCCTCAGTTTTGGGCGGGGTTGTTCTTCAACTTCTGCTCtaggtgagagagagagcacaatATTAGAGTGGTTTCTGGTTTTAACAGCCTACTGTATAATTCTCTTGGCTTAACCTCATTGATCTTTTGGTCCATGTCAGAGTTACTTATCTCACTGTAAATCCAGTCTTTCATGCCCGAACAAAACATGTGaaaattgattttcactttgttAGATATAAAGTTGCCAAAAGAGATCTTGATGTTCCATTTATTTCTACAAAGAACCAGATAGCAAATGTTTTTACAAAAGGGTTATCCCACCCCGTGATCTTGACTCTTGAGGGGACATATAAGAGAGGATACAGATCAGAATCGTCTTCAAATAAATCCAGCTCAACACCAACACTCCAATCCAATAAGGTTTATGATGGGGTGAGGTGTAATTCCCCAGATTTTCTCCTCTTAGCTGGGGTTCGTTTCCTGACAGCTAGatgggatttcttcccttttgtgtactttgTGTAGTCTATAAAAGAGTGATTAAAAGATCAATGAAGATAAGCAAGAGAACTATACTGTGGATGtaggttcctctctctctctttctctctctcctcccatatgATAGTTGCATTGGTTATGATAAGTTGTTCATTTGATGCTATTTATCAATTCGGAGACTCCATATCTGATATTGGCAATCTAATCCGTGAAGCTCCGGTTGGAACTGCTACTAGATGTGGTCAGCTTCCCTATGGTATGACATTGTCCAATACCCATACCGGTCGGTGCTCCGATGGTCGTTTCATGATTGACTATGTTGGTAAGTCATTCTCGCCTTTCGGGTTCTTTTTCCAATCAATGTTTGCAGTTTGATCATCTTGGATCAAATCATAGTGTACTAATTCTCTAGGTTTTCAATGGCTAACAGCAATGGCTCTTCAGGTTCCCCTTCTTAACCCTTATTTGAATCAAGATGCCGATTTTAGTCATGGAGTTAACTTTGCAGTAGCTGGATTTACTGCTTTGGATACTACCTTTCTTGCTCAACACAAATTTATGCCCCTGTAACTAACAGTTCACTCGTTGTCCAACTTAACTGGTTGAAGATCCATCTCAAATCCATTTGCTCCACTGACGCAGGTAATTATTCTATTTATATGACTACAATTAATCTATATTCACTTCAATGGTCATTTaatcaaattattattattattattatttcttttcaaattccATGACTCAAATGTTTGTGTTTTATAATTAATTAGAGTGTAGACGGAAGCTTAGAAAATCTCTCTTCTTGGTTGGAGAGATTGGAGGAAATGACTACAACTATGCATTCTTTCAAGGGAAAACCATGGAGGAAGTTGAAACTCTAATTTCAAGGATGCTGTTAGGGTAACATCTTAatgaaagattttattttaatcatcCTTCTTAAGATTCTCATATTGAACTTTAATTATTCTCTTATCTTGGATACAGGCATTGATTAAACTTGGTGCAACAAGAGTAGTGGTTCCTGGAAATTTTCCAATTGGATGTATATACCGATCTATCTCACGATAATCAAGAGCGATGATCCCGGCATCTTATGATGAACTCAAGTGCCTGAAAGGATTAAACAATTTTGCCGTAAACCATAACATAAAACTTCAACATGCTATTAGTTTGTTGAGGGAAGGGCAAGAGCATGCCACTAccattgatattgatattgcaTATGCTGACTCTTACACAGCTTATCAGTGGGTGCTTTCCCATGACCCTTTCCTTGGCAatccaaaattttttctttgatgattTAAAAGCATTTTTAGAAACATATATCCATAACAACATACCAGTTgattaatcctttttttttcgttAAGGTTTTGATGTTACCTCAATTCAAAAAGCATGTTGTGGAATTGGTGGAGAATACAACTTCAATTTGACAAAGAGATGTGGAGCTGAAGGAGTTCAAATTTGCTCAAATCCAGAAACATATATGAGTTGGGATGGCGTTCATTCCACCCAGAATGTATACAGGCTGATGGCAGATTGGCTCCTTCGTGATATCATGGCTAAAATCCGATGtttcttttgatttaattttagtttGAATAGGGTGGATAGAAaatgattttcccttttttaaaaaaaagggggtaaatAGATGATTATCAGTTGTTCCTTAATTAATACTGTTGTGAATCTAAGCTAGTTCGATGAGACGTTTTGGGATTATTAGGGTAGCTTTGAACATAATCTGGTTTAGGACACCTTGAAATGTCAAAATGATTTTAGGATAACCCATCCCTAGGTGTTGGGATGTGTGTTGAATGGTCAGGAGGTAAATGATTGGACGCCCAAATCGTTGGATAGCCCTGTGGAGCCATTACAACCCGGCTCTTCACAAGTCCCTCACACAAGGAAGTGGAAGACATCTTCAAGTAACCCAGGGTTCATCCGCCCAATAGTAGTTCATTGAAAGGGTGGAGGGTTTGAAGGCTCCCTTGGCcgaggattcagatcctctccagctgcTAGAACGTCCAGTGCTCCATCCAATGGCTGACAGGACCCACACACCACACCAATATATAGGCACACCCCAAGGTCCTCCAGCCATCAAATCTGGGCTGGGTATCCCAtcggctggagaggatctgaatccatcAATTGTTGCCCTTATAAAACATTTAGGAGGTATTGCTGCCCACTTCACTTTTACGACCATTAGGGGTGGGATTATAGGTTAGTACCCGATTCAGTGGACAAGGATTATGACTGCCACAAACAGGGTTTTAAAACGTTGTGACAGAAGAGGTAGTTTTGATTCAATTCAGATTGGAATCAGCTTGAATCAGTCTGAAAAAGCCTTAGAATCGGCAGATCTGAGGAATACTCGAGGATTCTGGTGTTTTTATCCAGAAATTGACCATATCAACTCgtcagaaatcagaatcagtGGTCACCGATACCGATCTGAATCTAGCAATTCCCAATCAGATTCACCAATTCTTAAAACCCTGCCCATGAGCCCCGACTGCATTCTGGGGCAAAACCTATAAAGCATGGATGTACTTGCACAAACAAAAGGCCAAAGGGGGAAAGTACATGCAGGTACCTGTAATTAAAGATACCTTGCTAGCCACAGCCATGGCGAAGCAGAGCATCTTCAACATTCAACTCATTCATTCATTGCATATAAGAAAGATCATATCaccaaaaattaaaacaagAGAATGTCTATTGCAAAGAATATCAAGTCAATGCTTTAAGTCATCTATAACATTCACATCCAACAATGGGGATATAGTCTGTTCTACAGTAACACTCACAAACTAAACAAAGAAAGCAAGTAAAATCCCAAAAAGCCTAGGCAAAGATATTTACAGAATTTTAACCACTTACAGGACCAATCCTTCCGCAGGTGCAGGCCCAGGTTTGGTCGGCTTCTCGTTTGCCTCAGCTTTCGGAGACTCATCCAGATGCACCTTAGCGAAATTATCCACCATTTCCCTTCTCTGTTCCTCCTCGGCTATGTCAACCTTCTCTTTCGTTTTCTGCCCAACTCCCCCAGCTGCCTTGGTAACATTATTGAAGGCCCCAGTTACCCATGAAGCCCCAGTGAGTACATATCGGTTCTTCATGATAGCAGACCCAGCATTACTGACTTTTTGTTCAGCAGCTGCAAAGGCAGATTTTGTCTTTTCCGAAACTTGAAATTTCTGATCAATTTCCTTGACTTTGTCATTGACAACAGATGTGCCCATGCTTATTTTCTCAGTAAGCCCAATCTTTTTGTCCAGTGAAGCAACCTTGGCAGTGGCTGTGGAAGTTAATTGATGTGTTTGATCGAAGGCCTTTGCTTTGTCAAGGGCATCCTTGCCCAAGATAAAACCCTTGGCAAGCATGCTGCTAACAACATCTTCAGCTTTTTGTACTGCAGATTCAGCACCACTAGGAGCTTTGGTGTCCTTTGGCCAAAAGATGTAAGAAATTACAAACTGATTCAATATAtaacataaagaaataaaatatgaagaaaCCAGCATCAGCACTAGATCTTACTGCAGGAGGAGCTGAAGCACCAGGTGGCAACTGGTAATCTGGAGCTGGAGTAATGGTGACAGACAGATCAACTATCGTTGCTCCCTATGATATCAAAAAGGTTTAGTGATATCATgaggaaaaaatatttcaataaaaccCATTCCATTAGACAGTGTCAACAAATCATGGTAATACTTCAACCACAGATGCTACTTCAATAAATGAaggacaaaaaacaaaaagtgaagctTAACCAACAGCTCAACATCCCccttcctctccccccccccaaaaaaaaaaaaaaaaagaagaaaaaaggaagtaTCACATAAAGGATATCCATTTATAGTTTTTAGTTTTATCTTTGAAGAAATCCTCAAGTGATAGCCAGGACACTGTTGATTGTTTAGAGTAGCCAAAACCATAAAATATGCAATTACACAAACCCGGTGTCCTATGATTTCTAAAAAAAGTAAACAGCCAAGGCTTACAGAATATCTCCCAACCTTGTAATATACGAAGCAGAAACATAAGGTTTCTGATGCAAATAAATCACCGAAGTGGTTTAATTTAGtgaaaataagccttgggttgagtTTTATACATGTTGAGCCTTTGGTCCAACAGGTATTCATCGTATCATGCCACCTTAATGAGCCTAAATTATGGGGGGTATGAATACAGGATTTACTATATTAATTAGAATCATAttctatattttatttgttattagGTACTTCAGTTGGGCTGGAGTAGAACTCTATGAGTACAGCCTTGTTTTAAGCTGTTTTCCTTGGTTTTAGATTGAGTTATATTTGTAGTAGAATACCTTAAGGTAAGCTATTGACTACAATTTTAAGCTTAGTTTGAGTCTATTTTTGAGTCTTTTGTACAAGTTAGCAAGGGGCTACAGCCCTACCCACGAATTTGATGAATTATTGTTTATGCTCCACATCCC
This window encodes:
- the LOC122081856 gene encoding binding partner of ACD11 1-like, translated to MSVLTVKISNVSLSATAQDIKEFFSFSGEIEYVEMQSENERSQIAYVTFKDAQGAETAQLLSGATIVDLSVTITPAPDYQLPPGASAPPADTKAPSGAESAVQKAEDVVSSMLAKGFILGKDALDKAKAFDQTHQLTSTATAKVASLDKKIGLTEKISMGTSVVNDKVKEIDQKFQVSEKTKSAFAAAEQKVSNAGSAIMKNRYVLTGASWVTGAFNNVTKAAGGVGQKTKEKVDIAEEEQRREMVDNFAKVHLDESPKAEANEKPTKPGPAPAEGLVL